The Cyclobacteriaceae bacterium DNA segment TAATGTTGGTGGCTTGCCGGAAAAGATGAAGATGAAAGTAGTGGAGCCATTGAACACCTTGTTTAAAGATGAAGTACGCATCGTTGGTAAAACGTTAGGCATAGATCCATCAATATTAGGTCGTCATCCATTTCCGGGCCCTGGTCTGGGTATTCGTATTTTAGGAGAAATCACGGCCGAAAAGGTTCGGATTTTGCAGGAAGTTGATGCTATATTTATCGGTGCGCTTCGTCAACATAGTTTGTACGAATCGGTGTGGCAGGCAGGTGCAGTGTTATTACCGGTGCAGTCGGTAGGTGTGATGGGCGATGAGCGTACGTATGAGCAAGTGGTAGCGCTACGTGCAGTAACCAGCACCGATGGCATGACAGCCGATTGGGTGCATTTACCATATTCATTTTTAGCAGAGGTATCAAGTGACATTATCAATAAAGTAAAAGGGGTGAACCGTGTAGTGTACGACATCAGTTCGAAGCCACCGGCCACCATTGAATGGGAATAAGCTAATGGCTACACGATTTATACTAATTGTAATTGCAGCAACAATTCTCAATTGTCAGTTGGCAGTTGTCAATTTGGTTAACGCACAGGTTAATTACCAGCAACAATACTCCAATGCCAAATCACTTTTTAAGGAAGGCAAGTACAGCCTGGCAATGGAAAGTTTTAAATCATTGATTGCGTACGACAAAGAAAATCCGTTTTCTGAGTATGCTTCCTTTTACTATGCGTTGAGTGCGTATCAACAGGGATATAAATCCGTAGCAAAAGACATGCTGCTTCAAATCCGTCAGTTGTATCCTGCCTGGGATCAACTGGATGAGGTGAGTTTATGGTTGGGTAAAATTCAATTTGATAATAAAGAGTACTTCCAGGCCATGAACCAGTTAGGGGCTCTGAAAAACCAGAAGCTTCAAAAGGACATTCAGCTGATCAAGAAGACGGGCCTGGCTTCGCTAACGGATGTACAAACGTTGATGCGTTTACATGAAGAGTATCCAAAAGATGCCATAGTCGGTGAACGATTGGCTGCAGAACTTTCTAAAAGTGGACTGGGAAGGGAGGAGCAAGAGTTGTTGGAAAAACTGGTTTCAACATTTAAGCTAAAAAAGTCTGAATACGTAACAGGTCCGCCTCCAACCATATTCAAAGACATATACAGTGTTTCGGTTTTGTTTCCGTTTCAAGTGAATACCCTGGAGCCAACCCTTTCACGCAAGCGTAACCAAAGTATTCTGGATTTGTACGAGGGTATGAAACTGGCGGTAGATACCCTGAAGAAGATGGGAATCAACATCAGCTTGCGCGCATACGACACAGATCGCAATCCTGAGAAAATAAAATCGATTCTTGAATTGGATGAATTAAAACACACCGACCTGATCGTTGGTCCACTTTTTCAGGAAGAGAATGATGCGGTGCAGGAGTTTTCCAGAAAGAATAAAATCAACCTGTTTAATCCGGTTACCAATAATTTTGATTTGGTAAGTGATAATCCCTTTGGTTTTCTTTTTCAACCTTCATTGGAGACCCTGGGTGAGCAATCGGCAAAATTCATGGGCGAATTTCTGACCAATAAAACATGCATGGTGTTTATGGGTAATACCAGTCGCGATTCCGTGCTCGCCATGAGCTTTTTGAACGCGGCACTAGACACAGACCTCAAGATTACCCAGATAAAGGGCTTTACCAAGGAATCATCAGGTGAAATTCTTAAAATTCTGGCTACGCCAACTGAGTTTGATGAGTTTAAATATCCAACTCAATTTACGTTACCGAAAGATAGCCTGGGCGGTATTTTCGTTGCCTCTGATGATCCGCTTATCTACACGAAAGTAATAAGCAGTGTGACCACGCGAGGCGACAGTGTGTTGATTTTTGGCTCGGAAAGCTGGCTGGATCAAACCACTGATTATGAAAAACTAAATGCCCTGGGCGTAGTTATGTTTGCCTCTAACTTCACGTCACCGGAACATAATCTGTATAATTATTTCCTTCAAAAATTTACGCGAACACATGGCCGTACAACCAGCACTTTGCCGTATACTGATTACGCAAAGATTGGGTTCGACTTTATGTACTTTGCGGGCCATATGCTTAAAAAGTACGGGGTGTATTTTCAAGGAGGATTGAACAACGGTGAAATTCCCGGATACCTGACGGAGGGTTATGATTTTCAACATAGCCGCGACAACCAACATGTGCCCTTTATTCGTTTTAATAATGGTCAATTAGTACGGATTACACCTGCAGACAAGTGATGGATTTGAGACAACTCTTAGCCTACTTTTTTCTTGTCATCATACTCAATGTGGTCTTCTTTCACCCATTGGAAACTTTTCAATATGGATTTAAAGAACACGAGGAGGATCCAATCAACTCCATGACCGAATTTGTGGTAGAGGTCTGCCTTGATATTGAAGACATGCAGCCTGGAGATGAACGGGAATCTGAGTCTGAGCAGTTCAATGGTTTTACAAAACTCATCACAGTTTTCAATGGCGGATTTATTTATCGACTTCCACACGTGACATCTTTCCGTTCCCAAAAGCAAATGCCAAAACAAGAAATACTTTTTATCTGTAAAGGTTTCTTTGCCGTGTTTAGCCCACCACCAGATTTTTCATAGTATACACATGTATTCAATCCGAATGCTCTTGTCAGCATTCTGATCTAATCATTTTAAGTTTTTAATCACTTTTTACTATGAAACAATTTCACAGTGTGTCACTGTTGTTGGCAATATCTTTTTATTCTTTTGGTCAGGTTGCTGATTCGCTTCATAAACAGCAATCAAAACATGTTAAAGTTCGGCATGCTGAACCGCTTTATATTGATTTAATCCGTGACCTTGGCGCACACAAGGGTGAACGTGAGTGGAACGTGGGTTTTGGTATGGTGGATAACCTCCGTTACGATAAATACATTGCGCTTGTTGAATATGAGTGGGCACCCGTCAACCGACTCGGATTGGAGGTTGAGCTTCCGTTAACCATCTACACAGCCACTACCAATGGTGCAAATGCTGAGAAGCCTTCCAATCGGTTAGAGTCAGTGAAAACTGCAGCTCAGTGGACTTTTCTTGTGTCGCAAAAACACCAAGCCTCGTTTGCCTTAGGTTATTTAAATGAATTGGAATTTACTGACCTGAATACCATTAGCCGGTCGGAAGCTTTTAATGGTAATTTGTTCAATCCGTTTCTGGTGGCTGCCAAACGATGGGGCGATTTCCACAGCCTTGTGTACACAGGCCCCAAAACCCACCTGGATTTCAAAACGCGAAAGTGGAACACCCGGTTTGAGTGGAATACAAGTTTCCATTATATGATACCCGGATCACGTAATTTTATTGGAGTAGAGTTGAATAAGGAGTTTTTTGAATCCGCCTACGAAATGACCATCCGTCCTCAAATGCGACTGGTTATTCACGATGCGCTGATGATCGGGATTGTGCAGGGCATACCTGTTTCAAAAGATCGTGAGCGGCTAAGTTCCTTCTTGCGGCTCATCTATGAGCCTCGTCATAGGCGGTAACGGGCCGTGGAATCTGTTTATTTTTAAGGAGAATCTTACATCCGCGGGGTTACGGGGGCTATTAAACCCCCATTTATCCCCATAATTTTCTTACTTTTACCTGTTATAGAAACTTTCTTATGAGAAAAGGGAAGCACTTTTTTGCAGTTATGGGCCTGCTATTTTTTGGTTTTGCGGCCTTAGGTCAGGATGACCGGAAAGATAAAACTGCGGTAACCTATGAAGAACTGTACGATGAGCCTTACTCCATTAATAAGCTCTTTGTCGGGTTTCAACCACTCTACGGGGAAATATTCGCTACGAATATTAATGCCGGTTTTGGCTTTGAGGCACAGTATTTTCTTCAGGATAAGATGAACTTCAAGGCGCAGTTCAGAAAAACCTACAGTAAAACATTTTACGATTTCTCCCGCGACCTGGCACAGAAAATCAGCGATGTGGACAACCGCACCGAAGTGTACAACTACTATGAATTTGGTGGAACCTATCACGTTAAGGATTTTGAGTCCAGCTCGAAAACAAAAATGTTTTTATATAAAAACAGCTACAAGGGAAATAAGTGGGCTGCACGTGTTCCGTTGAATGCCGAAATACCTTGTAAAGTGAGAAAAATTTATGGCGTGCGCCTGGGTGGTATTATTTGGGATAGCTCAACCGATATTAACCGCGCATTGGATGCACAGGACCTAACACATGCCGATCTTCAGGATGCGGAAGGTGATGGACTTCCGGATAACATTGATGTATTCTCTAACATCGCCTCAAAGGGATTATATGTTGGAGGTTCCATGACATGGATCCGCAACGTGGCGGTAAGTTTCGATAAATTTGAAACCGGTGTAGATGACCTTATTCTAACCACCTATTTCGATGTTCTCGTTTCACCCTGGATTTCATTGGATGATGTGGTCTATCAGGGTGAAGTGTACAGCATTGATGCGATTAAAACCAACAAGATTGGTTTTCGTGCCGGTATTGAAGGAAGATTTAACCGCGTATTAAGCTGGTCGTATGGAGGTGAGATTGGTTACCGCCCCAGCATTGATGGCCGCGGCTTTTTTGCCTTGTTAAAAATCAGCTTCCCGGTGTATAGCACCAACCTCGATTACAAAGTAGAGGCATTCGGTAAATAAGCTAACTGGTGGCCTGGGATATTCTCATTCAGAATATTAAGGGACTCGTTCAGGTCAGAGAAAACATTTCCTTGCCGCTTAGGGGTATGGCCATGGGTGAGTTGCCTGTGTTGGAAGATGCTTACCTCGCTATCGAAGGCGATCGCATATCAGCCTATGGTGCGATGCACGATTTGCCTAATGAATCTGCGAAACAAATTATTGACGCAACCGGTCGTTTTGTTTTTCCCTCCTTTGTTGATTCACACACCCACCTGGTTTTTGCGGCAAGTCGCGAAGAAGAGTTTGTGATGAAAATAAAGGGGGCAAG contains these protein-coding regions:
- a CDS encoding HAEPLYID family protein — encoded protein: MKQFHSVSLLLAISFYSFGQVADSLHKQQSKHVKVRHAEPLYIDLIRDLGAHKGEREWNVGFGMVDNLRYDKYIALVEYEWAPVNRLGLEVELPLTIYTATTNGANAEKPSNRLESVKTAAQWTFLVSQKHQASFALGYLNELEFTDLNTISRSEAFNGNLFNPFLVAAKRWGDFHSLVYTGPKTHLDFKTRKWNTRFEWNTSFHYMIPGSRNFIGVELNKEFFESAYEMTIRPQMRLVIHDALMIGIVQGIPVSKDRERLSSFLRLIYEPRHRR